Below is a genomic region from Chlamydiales bacterium.
CCTGGCTCTGCAACAAGAATACGATCTGTAATCAAATAGTGAAAGTTTACAGGATGTTCCTTCTTTAAAACATCCAAGTACTCAAGGTCTGTCTTTATAAGTAAGTCTTTACTTAAAATAATGTGTACACGTAGGTTAGGAAAGGCTTTCATGCGCTCTTGAATTAAGTCTAGTACTTCCCTAAAGTCTCTTCCCCCTGCAAAATTTGCTGAAAGTTCAATACTGCTTTGAGCTGATTTTATTAATTCCTTCTTCCATTTAAAGATATCTGCAACATGATTAGAGAGGATAAGATCCGCTTTTGAATATGCTCCAAGCTTGGGAGCATTAATATCATTTTCTACAGGATCAAACGCTACACGATAAGCATTTGCATAATAATGACAAAAAACCTGCTTAGCAAGTTGATATATAAGAATAGCACCTGTAACAAGAACTGCGCACATAAACCCACCCACAAGCGCTACAGACGCACCAAAGGCCAAAATTTTTACACCCAGTAATGCCGCCTTATAAAGAGTATCTCTAAATGATTCTGAAGGAGGATTTTTTACAAGAGTTCCAAATTCAGGATAAGAAATAAAATTGTGATCTACTACAGAACTTATAGAACTCATTAATCACCTACTCTTCTTATGAACCACTTCATTGTACTTCAATTTTATTAAGGTTAAATAAAATTAGATAACACCTGTATAAAATTTTTGTAATTGAGAAGTTCAATCGAACCTATGCGCTGTTCTTGCTCTCCTGCATAAATAAGGAATCCTTGCGGGGCCCTACTAGCCACAAGCTTTTGAAAAAAATGTACGTTTTTTAAAAATTCAGCATTAAAAGTTTGTGAAGACTTAATTTCAATGGGAATTAGGTCATGACCATTTTTAAAGATAAGATCTACCTCATTTTTTTGAGTGTCTCTGTAGTAGTAGCATTGGTGGTCCAATCCTTGATTGAAGCGCCATTTAATGAATTCTAGAATAACAAGATTTTCTATAAGATGGCCTCTAAGAGGATCTCTACTGAGTTGATGTGCATCTTTAATACCCAGTAAATAGGTAGCAAGGCCTACATCTGTAAAAAACAATTTAGGTGCTTTAATGATTCTTTTACCAAAATTTTCAAAATAGGGTTGTAGACGAAATACAATAAACGAAGCTTCTAAAAGGGAGAGCCATTCTTTAACAGTATGGGAAGATAGGCCAATTTCACCTCCTATTTGTTCAAGGTTAATAATTTGACCAATCCTTCCTGCACAAATGCGAACAAAGTGTTCAAATTGCACTAAGTTTTTAATATTGATTAATTGACGAACATCTCTTTCTACATAAGTTTGAAAGTAATTTTTATATATTTTTGTTGGGTCTAGAGAATCTTTATAAATTCGTGGCAGTCCACCATGAATTAGGTTTTCATTAAGAGAGAGACT
It encodes:
- a CDS encoding ATP-binding protein, which codes for MFKRDIEIELQALANDYPVVTLLGPRQSGKTTLVQHAFPKKSYVNLEDPDIRDLVTLDPRGFLKQYPNGAILDEVQRVPLLLSYIQVIVDKLEEKGLFILTGSHQLELHQAITQSLAGRTALLTLLPLSLHELSKAGISLSLNENLIHGGLPRIYKDSLDPTKIYKNYFQTYVERDVRQLINIKNLVQFEHFVRICAGRIGQIINLEQIGGEIGLSSHTVKEWLSLLEASFIVFRLQPYFENFGKRIIKAPKLFFTDVGLATYLLGIKDAHQLSRDPLRGHLIENLVILEFIKWRFNQGLDHQCYYYRDTQKNEVDLIFKNGHDLIPIEIKSSQTFNAEFLKNVHFFQKLVASRAPQGFLIYAGEQEQRIGSIELLNYKNFIQVLSNFI